GCTCTACCGCTGACACGTGCACACCGCCACGCTCGCGCACCGGCACCATCGGTAGCGCCACCGGCCGCTCCAATGGCAACGTCGTGGGCACATACGGTAGCTCCTCCTCGAATGACTCCTGCACAACCAACCCGCGACGCTCTACCTCGCTGCCGTCGCGTGGAGCCGCCGCTTCTGAACTCGGCTCTGATTCAGAAGAGTCACGCGGTGGGTCGGTCGCGTCGGTCGCCCCACCTGGAGCTGCGATTTCACCAACCTCCCCGCTGCCGACGTCCCTGGCAGACGTCGGAGTTTCTTCGCCGTCACCAAAAGCGGGAAACGTACCTGAAATCTCGCTCGTCACGCTAGGAGTTTTGGTTATGCTGAACTGCGTACTGAACACTTGCTCGCGGCTTCCAACGTGTGTCGTAAAAGTCATTCGCTCTTTTCTTCTCTTCCGATCGTCTTCACCGGAGGGTGGTGCTTCGACTAGCTCACGGGACACCTCTGTTGTATTTTGCATTACGCGCTCGCGGATCGGGCTTGCTTCAGCGCCGTCCGCCTCGTCGCGACCCTCGGCTGGCGGCGTAGATTCCGGCGCGGGTTCGAGCCTACTGACCGTTGGTTCTGGAGATCTTTCGCAAGTCGTTGACTGTGGAAATTCAATATCTGCGACTCTCTCGGTCGGAGACCGCAAAGGGATGATAATGCTTCCATCAGGGAGCACCGTTCGCTGGATAGGTTTAGGTGCAGTGCGGATATTGACAGGCTCGGTGGCGACGCGCGTCGCCGGTGCAGACGCGGGCCGCGGTTGATCACGCGCCTCGGCGGTGATAGCGGGAGTGGGAGTGGCGCCGGAAACAGAGGCGCGCTCGCCATTAGGCTCACGATGTGCGCTTGCCGAGGCCGGCCGCTCGTCGGGCGGTGTATGCAAAGGTATATGTATGATGCCATCTCTCGTGTCTTCGTAGTACTTGAGCTTCTCGCCGGGGCGGGTGCGCTCCGGTGGGACGGAGGGTGCGAGTGACCGTTGCGGCGGCACCACCGGCGAGCCTTCGCGTGAGCTCGGTGACGGAGACGTAGCGCTTTTGCGCGGTGTCCGAAAAAGCGACAACACCGAACCACGGATCTTGGTAGTAGAAGTTGGAGTCGCCGAACGATCCCGACTTTTGCTGCGCGAACGACCTTCGGTTAGGCTACGCTTGCGCCGGAGTGCCTCGGAGGGGGAGTCCGGGGAAGCGATCGTTTCTCGTGACTTGAACAAGGAACAGAACGATGATTTTCGGGAGACAGGCACGCCGGCTGGCGACGGAGTTCGACTTTCCCGCGGTACTCGACGGCGTTGTTGTGCCGGACTAGTTGGCGCGCGCCCCACCAGTTCGGTTGGTCTCGAGGCCCGCGCGCCCGGCTCAGGCTCAGATGGCACAGGTTCGCGCACCGGAGGCGCCCGTTCCACTTCGACAGGCGCAGGCCTTTTAACTTCCTCCTCCTCTTCTCCATAGTCCTCATCCGGTTTGAGCTTGATTCTAATAACATTTTTCGTTCGGTTACCACTCTTATAGACTTCCGGTTCTGAAGGCTCTCGACGTAATTTCGGCCTCGCACGGCGTTCCTCAACCCGCGCCCTATTATCTGTCTCTTTGCGTACTTTCTCTGGTTCGGCCGTGGCGGTCGGTGGGGAGACTGGAGTGGTCGGTTTAACCGCAGGTGGCGGTGGCGCGACTACTGTCGCACTCACTATTGTAGATGGTCCAGGAACGACGGGAGCTGTCACACGTGCACTTCCACTTTCGACAGTAGCCTCGGTGCGGACCTCACGGCGATCACGCGCATCCACAGTTACAGTGACGGGGATGGGTGGTGGTGGCGGGGCCGTAAGCTTAGCTATTTCGAGCAGTCGCT
The nucleotide sequence above comes from Manduca sexta isolate Smith_Timp_Sample1 chromosome 11, JHU_Msex_v1.0, whole genome shotgun sequence. Encoded proteins:
- the LOC115446166 gene encoding serine/arginine repetitive matrix protein 1, with the translated sequence MAASGAPERQPRRGPAPIASFDHDVSDESSPETKQAFRLPEIREDRSCGVGGDSLAPPEQRARSHSTPAAGALAPLGALHTPAAPRIDISRASSSSHQDSRDSSPELALFAGGGGEESRARLELGFREDGALDLRSSTEELAFLEGAPGEPRPAPPPAAERRHSRKDSQGSEAALLAVSGRTSRLSSVGSQCSAHSALSGLSRTSRLSVVSGVSRSPSPHRMLLETSFCGPRPIENDPEICAAAVEERLLEIAKLTAPPPPPIPVTVTVDARDRREVRTEATVESGSARVTAPVVPGPSTIVSATVVAPPPPAVKPTTPVSPPTATAEPEKVRKETDNRARVEERRARPKLRREPSEPEVYKSGNRTKNVIRIKLKPDEDYGEEEEEVKRPAPVEVERAPPVREPVPSEPEPGARASRPTELVGRAPTSPAQQRRRVPRESRTPSPAGVPVSRKSSFCSLFKSRETIASPDSPSEALRRKRSLTEGRSRSKSRDRSATPTSTTKIRGSVLSLFRTPRKSATSPSPSSREGSPVVPPQRSLAPSVPPERTRPGEKLKYYEDTRDGIIHIPLHTPPDERPASASAHREPNGERASVSGATPTPAITAEARDQPRPASAPATRVATEPVNIRTAPKPIQRTVLPDGSIIIPLRSPTERVADIEFPQSTTCERSPEPTVSRLEPAPESTPPAEGRDEADGAEASPIRERVMQNTTEVSRELVEAPPSGEDDRKRRKERMTFTTHVGSREQVFSTQFSITKTPSVTSEISGTFPAFGDGEETPTSARDVGSGEVGEIAAPGGATDATDPPRDSSESEPSSEAAAPRDGSEVERRGLVVQESFEEELPYVPTTLPLERPVALPMVPVRERGGVHVSAVERPRAAPPPAPRPRAPAPPPASAPAADKLRIRLPRRPRPASTAPAARPSRPRTRSGGDGAESRPKEWIDFEEVPERRKQPKRIQTLPGGAAGVAAGAAPGGGVVFSYVEPEHCRCECHAHTRPMAHTSAESPPEDTRPGTSFPGELEAADHPAHTLHHAFN